The following proteins come from a genomic window of Gadus morhua chromosome 11, gadMor3.0, whole genome shotgun sequence:
- the oprd1b gene encoding opioid receptor, delta 1b, with product MEYTTVSTADLRDQLTAAFHNLNATFFDDPVLENPVGNDTGPASSRGQHQLIIAVCITALYSLICVVGLLGNILVMYGVVRYTKMKTATNIYIFNLALADALATSTLPFQSAKYLMNTWPFGELLCKAVIAIDYYNMFTSIFTLTMMSVDRYVAVCHPVRALDFRTPAKAKLINVCIWILSSAIGVPVMVMAVTKETDTGRTVCTLGFPKPQWYWDTVTKISVFVFAFVVPVLVITACYGLMIMRLKSVRLLSGSKEKDRNLRRITRMVLVVVAAFIICWTPIHIFIIVKTMVTIDQKNPLVVAVWHLCIALGYTNSSLNPVLYAFLDENFKRCFRDFCLLNRARMDQSSFSRARNTTREPVSVCARAESIKKPV from the exons ATGGAGTACACAACTGTTTCAACAGCGGATCTCCGCGACCAACTAACCGCTGCTTTTCATAATTTAAACGCAACTTTTTTCGACGACCCTGTGCTGGAGAATCCGGTGGGAAACGACACCGGCCCCGCGAGCAGTAGGGGACAGCACCAACTGATCATCGCAGTCTGCATCACAGCGCTCTACTCTCTGATCTGTGTAGTGGGGCTGCTCGGGAACATCCTCGTTATGTACGGTGTGGTGAG GTACACCAAGATGAAGACGGCCACCAACATCTACATCTTCAACCTGGCGCTGGCGGACGCCCTGGCCACCAGCACGCTGCCCTTCCAGAGCGCCAAATACCTCATGAACACCTGGCCCTTCGGAGAGCTGCTCTGCAAGGCGGTGATCGCCATCGACTACTACAACATGTTCACCTCCATCTTCACCCTGACCATGATGAGCGTGGACCGCTATGTGGCCGTGTGCCACCCCGTGCGTGCCCTCGACTTCCGCACGCCCGCCAAAGCCAAGCTCATCAACGTCTGCATCTGGATCCTCTCCTCCGCCATCGGAGTACCCGTCATGGTGATGGCCGTTACCAAGGAGACAGACACAG GCAGGACCGTGTGCACCCTGGGGTTCCCAAAGCCACAGTGGTACTGGGACACGGTGACCAagatctctgtgtttgtctttgccTTCGTGGTGCCGGTGCTGGTGATCACCGCCTGCTACGGCCTGATGATAATGCGTCTGAAGAGCGTCCGCCTGCTCTCCGGCTCCAAGGAGAAGGACCGCAACCTGCGGCGCATCACCCgcatggtgctggtggtggtggcggccttcatcatctgctggaCGCCCATCCACATCTTCATCATCGTCAAGACCATGGTGACCATCGACCAGAAGAACCCTCTGGTGGTGGCCGTGTGGCACCTGTGCATCGCCCTGGGCTACACCAACAGCAGCCTCAACCCCGTGCTCTACGCCTTCCTGGACGAGAACTTCAAGAGGTGCTTCCGGGACTTCTGTCTGCTCAATCGAGCCCGCATGGACCAGAGCAGCTTCTCAAGGGCTCGCAACACCACCCGGGAGCCCGTGTCCGTATGCGCCCGGGCAGAGTCCATCAAGAAGCCTGTATGA